Proteins from a single region of Caloramator sp. E03:
- a CDS encoding acyl-[acyl-carrier-protein] thioesterase: MNKYGKNFEIYYYDVDKFNRITPLSILNYLEETAISHSWSVGLGCEELYEKGYAWVLSKWHVEIKRYPSFKDKIYVETWASSFDRYFANRWFTIKDEKGSKIISAASQWILIDIDKRRAVKIPKEISDCYGVVDEIATDESFRNFEKIEIDENKRKYEIRRSDIDTNGHVNNKKYIEWIIETIPDEIYENYYLSSFDVLYKKETSYGHSIYASYIEVKKDENSVQYHHVIRLDDDTELARIYTKWIKRA; the protein is encoded by the coding sequence ATGAATAAATATGGAAAAAACTTTGAAATATACTATTATGATGTAGATAAATTTAATAGAATAACTCCTCTTTCAATATTAAATTATCTTGAAGAAACAGCAATAAGCCATTCATGGAGCGTAGGTTTGGGATGTGAGGAGCTTTATGAAAAAGGATATGCATGGGTACTCTCAAAATGGCATGTTGAAATAAAAAGATATCCTTCTTTTAAAGACAAAATATATGTCGAAACTTGGGCATCAAGTTTTGATAGGTATTTTGCAAATAGATGGTTTACAATAAAGGATGAAAAAGGCAGTAAAATAATTAGTGCTGCATCCCAATGGATATTAATAGATATAGATAAAAGAAGGGCAGTTAAAATACCTAAAGAAATCAGTGACTGTTATGGAGTTGTTGATGAAATAGCAACTGATGAATCCTTTAGAAATTTTGAAAAGATAGAAATAGATGAAAATAAAAGAAAATATGAAATAAGAAGAAGTGATATAGATACAAATGGCCATGTAAATAATAAAAAGTATATCGAATGGATTATTGAAACAATACCCGATGAGATTTATGAAAACTATTATCTATCTTCCTTTGATGTCTTATATAAAAAAGAAACAAGCTATGGGCATTCTATATATGCATCATACATAGAAGTTAAAAAAGATGAAAATAGCGTACAGTATCATCATGTAATAAGGTTAGATGATGATACTGAACTCGCACGCATATATACAAAATGGATAAAAAGAGCATAG
- a CDS encoding shikimate dehydrogenase, with protein sequence MAERITGKTKLIGLIATPISHSLSPTMHNEAFAKLGLDYVYLAFDCGNEQLEDVVKGFRALNIRGFNVSMPNKTVIHKYLDKLSPAAELAGAVNTVVNDNGVLTGHITDGTGYMQSIKEEGVDVIGKKMTIIGAGGAATAISIQAALDGVKEISIFNRKDEFYKRAEKTVKDINEKTQCKAQLFDLDDTDRLRAEIAESVILTDATSVGMKPLENFCNIPDPSMLRPDLVVSDVVYIPKKTKLLEMAEKQGCKIINGLGMMLWQGAKAFELWTGHEMPVDYIKEILFK encoded by the coding sequence ATGGCTGAACGAATTACAGGAAAAACAAAATTGATAGGGTTAATTGCAACACCAATTTCCCATTCATTATCACCAACAATGCATAATGAAGCATTTGCAAAATTAGGTCTGGATTATGTATATCTTGCATTTGATTGTGGCAATGAACAATTGGAAGATGTAGTAAAAGGGTTTAGAGCATTAAACATTCGTGGATTTAATGTATCAATGCCAAATAAAACAGTTATTCATAAGTATTTAGATAAATTATCTCCAGCAGCAGAATTAGCAGGTGCTGTTAATACTGTAGTTAATGATAATGGAGTTTTAACAGGACATATAACAGATGGAACAGGATATATGCAATCAATAAAAGAAGAAGGCGTTGATGTAATAGGAAAGAAAATGACAATTATAGGAGCAGGTGGGGCAGCTACTGCAATAAGCATTCAGGCAGCATTGGATGGAGTAAAGGAAATATCTATTTTCAATAGAAAAGATGAATTTTATAAACGTGCAGAAAAAACAGTAAAGGATATAAATGAAAAAACACAATGTAAGGCACAATTATTTGACTTAGATGATACAGACAGATTGCGTGCAGAAATTGCAGAAAGTGTTATTTTAACAGATGCAACTTCTGTTGGTATGAAACCATTAGAGAATTTTTGCAATATTCCGGATCCATCTATGTTAAGACCTGATCTTGTAGTATCAGATGTTGTATACATTCCTAAAAAGACAAAACTCCTTGAAATGGCTGAAAAACAAGGATGTAAGATAATAAATGGTTTAGGTATGATGTTATGGCAAGGAGCTAAGGCTTTTGAACTATGGACAGGACATGAGATGCCTGTGGATTATATTAAGGAAATTCTTTTTAAGTAA
- a CDS encoding LysR family transcriptional regulator, which produces MNLKHLEYFKVLAQLEHYTLAAEKLSITQPTLTYAISELEKELGTYLFEKNGRNVRLTKYGKIFLKHVENALSELEKGEKKVKELVSPYSGTIDMAFIYTLGSFFIPNLVKNFLNKEKNKNIKFNFSQGTTKNIVKGLKEERFDLAFCSFVEGENDIDFIPILKQELVLIVPKFHSLSKFDSIDLKDTASFPFVYYNSESGIRPVIDNLFKEVNIIPKIACEVEEDSAVVGLVSINYGIAVVPKIWILDHFNIKIIPIKNPQYTRYIYLAYVKNKYISPSANLFKDFVINNCKLNS; this is translated from the coding sequence ATGAATTTAAAGCATCTTGAATATTTTAAGGTATTAGCCCAACTTGAACACTATACATTGGCTGCTGAAAAACTATCTATTACCCAGCCTACATTAACTTATGCCATATCGGAATTAGAAAAAGAATTAGGAACCTATCTTTTTGAGAAAAACGGAAGGAATGTTCGTTTAACTAAATATGGTAAGATATTTCTAAAACATGTTGAAAATGCTTTAAGTGAACTTGAAAAAGGGGAAAAGAAAGTAAAGGAGCTTGTAAGCCCTTATAGCGGTACAATTGACATGGCTTTTATATATACCTTAGGTTCTTTTTTTATTCCAAATTTAGTAAAAAACTTTTTAAATAAGGAAAAAAATAAAAATATAAAATTTAATTTCAGTCAGGGGACAACAAAAAATATTGTTAAAGGCCTTAAAGAAGAAAGATTTGATTTAGCCTTCTGCTCCTTTGTAGAAGGTGAAAACGACATTGATTTCATACCTATACTAAAGCAAGAATTAGTACTTATTGTTCCAAAATTTCATTCTCTATCAAAATTTGATAGTATTGATTTAAAGGATACTGCATCTTTCCCTTTTGTATATTACAACTCAGAAAGTGGTATACGACCTGTAATAGATAATTTATTTAAAGAAGTTAATATTATACCAAAAATAGCATGTGAAGTTGAAGAAGATAGTGCTGTTGTTGGATTGGTATCTATAAACTATGGTATAGCTGTTGTTCCCAAAATATGGATACTTGACCATTTTAATATCAAAATAATTCCAATAAAAAATCCACAATATACCCGATACATTTATCTTGCATACGTGAAAAATAAATATATAAGCCCTTCAGCAAATCTATTCAAAGATTTTGTAATTAATAATTGCAAATTAAATAGTTAA
- a CDS encoding NAD(P)/FAD-dependent oxidoreductase — protein MTKYPNIFSPLKVKNMTIKNRIVMTPMGTNFAGQNGEINEEHIKYYEQRAKGETGLIILENAAVDFPLGSNGTSQLRIDHDSFIPSLYKLTERLHKYGACVAMQINHSGASAVPDRIGCQPVSSSNIPSKTGGAIPRPLEKDEIFEIVEKYGKAAKRVQTAGFDAVEIHGGHSYLICQFLSPIYNKRDDEFGGSVENRTRFARMIIDSVRKEVGPMFPILFRISADDLLEGGNTLEDTLKILEYLNDEVDIFDVSAGLNDSLQYQIDSMNLPDGWRSYMSKAVRDKFNKPTITTGNIRNPEIAERILSEGKADLIGIGRGLIAEPNWVLKVKNNQEDMLRKCISCNIGCAGHRIGLNRPIRCTVNPDIINEDEYKIRKVKRPTNVVVIGGGTAGLEAACTAAEVGCTTFIFEQKPYLGGLAREISKLPDKNRISFLPDYLIKRAEKLSNLIIYTNTKADIKTIENLRPDVIVNATGSKPLLPTIKGLMEHVDKGENVYSIFGLLNNIDKFTSQNFEGKKIVVIGGGAVGLDVIEFFAERKAKVSIVEMLPLLGKDLDVITKLSMMKIIKDYNVEVHTETMLVEVTSDHFKVKKNDKEEDLYFDYGFVCLGMRPENQGLDELQDYFKDKDVEIINIGDSLRSRKIIDGMSEGRNIIFTLEKIGLI, from the coding sequence ATGACAAAATACCCAAATATTTTTAGCCCTCTTAAAGTTAAAAATATGACTATTAAAAATAGAATAGTAATGACACCTATGGGCACAAATTTTGCAGGCCAAAATGGTGAAATTAATGAGGAACATATTAAATATTATGAGCAAAGAGCTAAAGGTGAAACAGGATTAATAATATTGGAAAATGCAGCTGTCGATTTTCCTTTAGGCTCAAATGGTACAAGCCAGTTAAGAATAGATCATGATAGCTTTATACCATCTTTATATAAGCTCACAGAAAGATTGCATAAATATGGTGCTTGTGTTGCAATGCAGATTAACCATTCAGGTGCATCAGCAGTTCCAGATAGAATAGGCTGTCAGCCAGTTTCTTCTTCAAATATTCCTTCTAAAACAGGAGGGGCAATCCCAAGACCATTGGAAAAGGATGAGATATTTGAAATAGTAGAAAAGTATGGAAAGGCAGCAAAGAGAGTTCAGACAGCAGGTTTTGATGCAGTTGAAATACATGGAGGACATTCATATTTAATATGTCAATTTTTATCTCCGATTTATAATAAACGCGATGATGAATTTGGTGGAAGTGTAGAAAACAGAACAAGATTTGCAAGAATGATAATTGATAGCGTAAGAAAAGAAGTTGGACCAATGTTCCCAATACTATTTAGAATAAGTGCAGATGATCTTTTAGAAGGTGGAAATACATTAGAAGATACTTTGAAAATTTTGGAATACTTAAATGATGAAGTGGATATTTTTGATGTTTCAGCAGGTTTAAATGATTCACTTCAGTATCAAATAGATAGTATGAATCTTCCAGATGGCTGGCGTTCATATATGTCTAAAGCAGTAAGAGACAAATTCAATAAGCCTACAATAACAACAGGGAATATTAGAAACCCAGAGATAGCTGAAAGGATTTTATCAGAAGGAAAAGCTGATCTTATTGGAATAGGAAGAGGATTGATTGCAGAGCCAAACTGGGTTTTAAAAGTAAAAAATAACCAAGAGGATATGCTAAGGAAGTGTATTTCTTGCAATATTGGTTGTGCAGGTCACAGGATAGGATTAAATAGACCTATAAGATGTACAGTAAATCCAGATATTATAAATGAAGATGAATATAAAATTAGAAAAGTTAAAAGACCTACAAATGTAGTTGTTATAGGTGGAGGAACTGCTGGACTTGAAGCAGCTTGTACTGCTGCAGAGGTAGGTTGCACAACATTTATTTTTGAACAAAAGCCATATCTTGGTGGACTTGCAAGAGAGATTTCAAAACTACCTGATAAAAACAGGATTTCATTTTTGCCTGATTATTTGATTAAGAGAGCTGAAAAACTTAGCAATTTGATTATATATACTAACACAAAAGCAGATATTAAAACTATAGAAAATCTAAGGCCAGATGTTATAGTAAATGCTACAGGTTCAAAGCCTCTTCTTCCTACTATAAAAGGCTTAATGGAGCATGTTGATAAGGGAGAAAATGTATATTCAATATTTGGACTTCTAAATAATATTGATAAATTTACTTCACAAAACTTTGAAGGGAAAAAAATAGTAGTTATTGGTGGAGGAGCTGTAGGGCTTGATGTTATAGAATTCTTTGCTGAAAGAAAGGCAAAGGTATCAATAGTTGAGATGTTACCACTCCTTGGTAAGGACTTAGATGTAATAACAAAGCTTTCTATGATGAAAATAATTAAAGATTATAATGTTGAAGTTCATACTGAAACTATGCTTGTTGAAGTTACATCAGATCACTTTAAAGTAAAGAAAAACGATAAGGAAGAGGATTTATATTTTGATTATGGATTTGTATGTCTTGGAATGAGACCAGAAAACCAGGGATTAGATGAACTTCAAGATTATTTTAAAGATAAAGATGTAGAAATAATAAATATTGGTGATAGCTTAAGATCCAGAAAGATAATCGATGGTATGAGTGAAGGCAGAAATATTATTTTTACTTTAGAAAAAATAGGTTTAATTTAA
- a CDS encoding phosphoglycerate dehydrogenase: protein MKVLFTYDYGPEKMNKVIDLGYELVYKYEGTITNTLDIEDIDILVCYNPFQRLDISKLYNLKWIQLSSIGIDQVPKEIVLERGITVTNNKSGYSIPIGEWIVLKTLELLKNSKRFYKNQEEKIYKLDTSLLELYNKTIVFIGTGSIAVEAAKRFSGFGVKILGINTSGRNVEYFDKCYSIDEIDDVIKQADVLVLSIPSTEKTYHLINKENIKLLKRNSVIVNISRGNIIKEDDLVDALKEGIIAGAALDVFETEPLPKDSPLWELENVIITPHNSWISEMRNERRFNIIYENLKRYVNGEPLKNIVNIIKGY, encoded by the coding sequence ATGAAGGTTCTATTTACTTATGATTACGGACCAGAAAAGATGAACAAAGTAATAGACCTTGGATATGAGCTTGTTTATAAATACGAAGGTACAATCACAAATACCCTTGATATTGAAGATATAGATATCCTCGTTTGCTACAATCCATTTCAAAGGCTTGATATATCAAAGCTTTATAATCTAAAATGGATACAGCTATCAAGCATTGGAATTGATCAGGTTCCAAAGGAAATAGTACTTGAAAGAGGTATTACTGTTACAAATAATAAATCTGGATACTCAATCCCTATAGGTGAATGGATAGTGCTCAAAACTCTTGAACTTTTAAAAAATAGCAAAAGGTTTTATAAAAATCAGGAGGAAAAGATATATAAACTCGATACATCCCTGCTTGAGCTTTATAACAAAACTATTGTATTTATAGGAACAGGGAGCATAGCAGTTGAGGCTGCAAAACGTTTTTCTGGATTTGGTGTTAAGATACTTGGAATAAACACCTCTGGAAGGAATGTTGAATACTTTGATAAATGCTATTCTATTGATGAAATTGATGATGTTATAAAGCAAGCAGATGTTTTAGTTTTATCCATTCCTTCAACTGAAAAAACATATCATCTTATAAATAAAGAAAATATAAAACTATTAAAAAGAAACAGTGTTATTGTAAACATCTCCAGAGGAAATATAATAAAGGAAGATGATCTTGTTGATGCTTTAAAAGAAGGTATTATAGCCGGAGCTGCCCTGGATGTTTTTGAAACAGAGCCACTTCCTAAAGATAGCCCACTTTGGGAACTTGAAAATGTTATAATAACACCTCACAACTCTTGGATTTCAGAAATGAGAAACGAGCGAAGATTTAATATAATCTATGAAAACCTAAAAAGATATGTAAATGGTGAGCCTTTAAAAAATATAGTAAACATAATAAAAGGATATTAA